In a genomic window of Vespula vulgaris chromosome 21, iyVesVulg1.1, whole genome shotgun sequence:
- the LOC127071279 gene encoding V-type proton ATPase subunit B, translated as MYSKTIGNRQAVQEHVLAVSRDFVSQPRLTYRTVSGVNGPLVILDEVKFPKYAEIVQLKLSDGSLRSGQVLEVSGSKAVVQVFEGTSGIDARNTHCEFTGDILRTPVSEDMLGRVFNGSGKPIDKGPPILAEDFLDIDGQPINPWSRIYPEEMIQTGISAIDVMNSIARGQKIPIFSAAGLPHNEIAAQICRQAGLVKVPGKSVLDSHEDNFAIVFAAMGVNMETARFFKQDFEENGSMENVCLFLNLANDPTIERIITPRLALTTAEFLAYQCEKHVLVILTDMSSYAEALREVSAAREEVPGRRGFPGYMYTDLATIYERAGRVEGRNGSITQIPILTMPNDDITHPIPDLTGYITEGQIYVDRQLHNRQIYPPINVLPSLSRLMKSAIGEGMTRKDHSDVSNQLYACYAIGKDVQAMKAVVGEEALTPDDLLYLEFLTKFEKNFISQGSYENRTVFESLDIGWQLLRIFPKEMLKRIPTSTLAEFYPRDSRH; from the exons ATGTATTCGAAAACTATTGGCAATCGCCAAGCGGTTCAAGAACATGTTTTGGCTGTTTCTAGAGATTTCGTTTCTCAACCTCGGCTTA CTTATAGAACCGTTTCTGGCGTCAATGGACCATTGGTGATATTGGATGAAGTTAAATTTCCAAAATATGCTGAAATTGTACAATTAAAACTGTCAGATGGATCCTTACGATCTGGACAAGTTTTGGAAGTTTCTGGTTCTAAAGCTGTAGTACAAGTATTTGAAGGTACTTCTGGGATAGATGCAAGAAACACTCATTGTGAATTCACTGGTGATATCCTTCGAACACCGGTATCGGAGGATATGCTGGGTCGTGTATTCAATGGATCTGGAAAGCCAATAGACAAGGGTCCGCCTATTCTTGCTGAAGATTTCTTAGACATTGATGGACAACCCATTAATCCCTGGTCACGTATTTATCCAGAGGAAATGATACAAACTGGAATTTCAGCTATAGATGTCATGAACTCTATTGCTCGTGGTCAAAAGATCCCTATTTTTTCTGCTGCTGGTCTTCCCCATAATGAA aTTGCTGCACAAATTTGTCGTCAAGCTGGTCTTGTTAAAGTACCAGGAAAATCAGTTTTAGACTCTCATGAAGATAACTTTGCCATAGTATTCGCAGCTATGGGTGTAAATATGGAAACCGCGCGATTCTTTAAACAAGATTTTGAGGAAAATGGCTCTATGGAGAATGTCTgtcttttcttaaatttagCTAATGATCCTACTATTGAGAGAATTATTACACCGCGATTAGCCTTGACAACTGCTGAATTCTTAGCATATCAATGCGAGAAGCACGTGCTAGTTATTCTCACTGATATGTCTTCATATGCTGAAGCACTTAGAGAAGTATCGGCAGCGCGAGAGGAAGTACCTGGTAGACGTGGTTTCCCTGGTTATATGTACACAGATTTGGCAACCATCTATGAAAGAGCAGGACGAGTTGAAGGACGTAATGGTTCTATTACTCAAATTCCAATTCTTACTATGCCAAATGATGATATTACGCATCCTATTCCTGATTTGACTGGATATATTACCGAAGGACAAATATACGTGGATCGTCAATTACATAACAGACAAATTTATCCACCAATAAATGTGCTTCCATCACTTTCTCGTCTGATGAAATCTGCTATTGGAGAGGGAATGACACGAAAGGATCATTCTGACGTTTCAAATCAACTG tATGCATGTTATGCTATTGGCAAAGATGTGCAAGCTATGAAAGCAGTCGTAGGAGAAGAAGCTTTAACTCCTGATGATTTGTTATATTTGGAATTCTTAACGAAGTTTGAGAAGAATTTCATTTCCCAAGGAAGTTATGAAAATCGTACAGTTTTTGAATCATTGGATATTGGTTGGCAATTACTTCGTATTTTCCCCAAGGAAATGCTTAAAAGAATCCCAACCAGTACTCTTGCTGAGTTTTATCCAAGAGATTCTCgtcattaa